Proteins encoded in a region of the Anopheles ziemanni chromosome 2, idAnoZiCoDA_A2_x.2, whole genome shotgun sequence genome:
- the LOC131282525 gene encoding pyrroline-5-carboxylate reductase 3 — protein sequence MSNLLKLGFLGGGKMAQAMANGFISAGLTRGDHMTASFHPSDHANLEAFRAIGAETHVENLPVVKRSEIIFVSVKPTVVGSVLQAVRPASAGKLFISIAMGVTLRELENSLESTARVIRVMPNTPALVREGASVYVRGSAATDQDGDVTRSLFEAVGTCEEVSEAMMDPITALSGSGPAYVFVMIEALADGAVRMGLPRDLAYRLAAQTVLGSGKLVRETGRHPGQLKDDVTSPAGSTAAGLAHLEQNAFRHAVSGAVESATVRCRQISSK from the exons ATGAGTAATCTGCTAAAGCTGGGTTTCCTcggcggtggaaaaatggcaCAGGCCATGGCGAACGGATTTATTTCCGCTG GGCTCACACGGGGCGATCACATGACGGCCAGCTTCCATCCCTCGGACCACGCCAACCTCGAGGCATTCCGAGCGATCGGTGCGGAGACGCACGTGGAAAATCTGCCGGTGGTGAAACGCTCGGAGATTATATTCGTCTCCGTCAAGCCAACGGTGGTCGGGAGCGTCCTGCAGGCCGTCCGCCCCGCTAGTGccggtaaactattcatatCGATCGCGATGGGCGTAACGTTGCGCGAGCTCGAAAAT TCGCTTGAATCAACGGCTCGCGTCATACGGGTGATGCCAAACACGCCGGCTCTGGTTCGCGAAGGCGCTTCCGTGTACGTCCGAGGATCCGCCGCCACCGACCAGGATGGCGACGTCACACGATCGCTCTTCGAAGCCGTGGGAACGTGTGAGGAAGTGTCGGAAGCCATGATGGATCCCATTACGGCCCTGTCCGGCAGCGGGCCGGCGTACGTGTTCGTCATGATCGAGGCGCTGGCGGACGGCGCGGTTCGGATGGGACTTCCGCGCGATCTAGCCTATCGTCTGGCGGCGCAGACGGTGCTTGGATCGGGGAAGTTGGTCCGCGAAACCGGACGCCATCCGGGGCAGCTCAAAGACGACGTCACAAGTCCCGCCGGTTCGACCGCGGCCGGGTTGGCGCATCTGGAACAAAACG CCTTCCGACATGCTGTCAGTGGCGCTGTCGAATCGGCCACCGTTCGGTGCCGCCAGATTTCCAGCAAGTAG